The window TTTAAATCAAATTATCCCTACAGCAGTAAAATATCAAAACACATTAGCTCAAAATGCTAAAAACTTGAGTACACTTAAGTTAGACAATTCAGAAATATTGAAAAATATTGAATTGATTAGTGGATATACTAAAGACTTAAGAAGCTTAGTTCATGAAATGATCGAAAAAAGAAAAGAGCTTAATAAAATCGAAGATATCAACGAAAGAGCTATCAAATACTGTGATGAGGTAAAAGAAGCTTATTTTGATAAAATCAGATATGCTGCAGATAAATTAGAATTATATGTGGATGATGAGCTTTGGCCATTGGCTAAATACAGAGAATTATTATTTTTGAGATAATAACCTAAACCAACTATTCACTTTTTTAAAAACCGTTCTTTCTAAAGAGCGGTTTTTTTATGCACTTAGCTGTTTGGTTTTCAAAAAGGGCATCCACTTTTCATCAATATTTCCAGAAAAATCTCTAATAAACATCACATAATTAGGCTTAAAAGGCATTCTTTTCAATTTCATATCACTTTCTTCTGGCGTACTGTTACCCTTTCTGGTATTACATCTTTTACATGCTGTTACCAGATTAGTCCATTTAGATTTCCCTCCTTTCGATCTTGGAATTAAATGGTCGAGGGTTAAATCTTTAGAAGTGCCACAATATTGGCATTCATGACTATCTCTTTTGAACACGTTCTGACGAGTTAACATTACACCTTTATAAGGCATAGTTACATAATTGATAAGACGTATTACCGAAGGAAAAGGATAGGATTTATCTACTGATCGTAGTTTTAAATCATCAGTTTTTTCAATCAATTCAGCTTTTTGCAAATAAAGTAGCAGAAAGGCTTTTGGAATGCTACACACTGTAATCGGACTATAATCCTGATTCAAAACCAATGCTCTTCTTGTACTAATTTTCATGCTTTCAAAAATTTATATAGCATGAAAATTAATCTTTATCTTATCATGCTAATATTCTTTTAATATCGGTTAAATAATGTGTGTAACCTTTTTGTTCAGCATTGAAGATACCATTTTCATCAAGAAAATCAATTTTTACTCGCCCAGATGCATGAATAATCTCCTGATTCTCAAGCAAAATACCCACATGAGTTACTTTTTTATCTTCATTTCTAAAGAAAGCTAAGTCACCTGGCAGAGCGTTCACTAGGCCATCCACCAGCTTACCTTGTTGCACTTGTTGAGAGGCATCTCTTTTCAAATTATAACCACAAATTTTGAAAACCATTTGGGTAAAGCCAGAACAATCTATTCCAAATGGAGATTTACCTCCCCACAAATAGGGTGCATTTAAATATTTTTTAACTACCCCTTTCAGATATTCAAAATCTCTTTTAGCACTTAATGATTTAGCCTCTCCATTAAAGCCTAAGTGTTCCTCTATTGCAAAAATCTCATTAGTTGAAATAGGAATTACTGAGCCAAGTGTAACTGAAATTAAGTTTTTTTGATATAAAATGGATGCCGTTAAATCTGTGCAAATTTTATAATCTGAATTATTTATTTGATCGAAATACTCTTCAGAAATATAATGGAATTGTTTACTGTCAATCCAACCCTGATAATGGTCAAAGTAGATCTCTATCTTTACCCATTTTTGATCTTTTGATATGTCAATTACACTGTAATGGTCTCCAAATAACAATTGTGTTACCATTTCAGAAGCATCAGAAGGCTCCGCTCTTACAGGAATTATACTTAATCTAGAAATACCCTTTTGCCCGATTGATGTCATATTACAATTTCATTTTAGACAGTTCTCTTTTCACATCTTTCTCTTTGATACTGTCCCTTTTATCGTGCAGTTTTTTACCTTTTGCTAATGCGATCTCAATTTTCGCAAGACCTCTACTATTAATATATAATTTGGTTGGAATTAAGGTTAAACCCTTTTCTTCCATTCTCTTTTTCAACTTTTCTATTTCTTGCTTTTTAAGCAAAAGTTTTCTTTCCCGCTTTTCTTCATGATTATAGTGAGTTCCTAGTTCATAAAGACCTATGTGCATACCCTTCACAAAAACTTCTCCTCTATGGATATAGCAGTACGCCTCTTGCAAACTGACTTTATTCAATCTAATAGCCTTAATTTCAGTACCTTGCAAAACAAGCCCCGCTTGATAGGTATCAAGCCATTCATATTCAAACCTGGCTTTTTTGTTTTTAACAGTTACTGATTTACTAAAATCTTTTTTATCACTCATAATCTACTATTCAAGCAAAATTGAATACTTTATTTCGATAAGTTATTAAAAATATGATTTAATTTCTCTTTAGGTAATATCTTTTGCCCTGTAGTTCCCTTACTCACAATCCTATCTCCTACTTTTGCAGTATAGGAACAAATAATTTCCTTATCTACTATATCGTTAAACTCAGCTATAATGTTTACTTCCTCTCCTATTAAAGCTGGAGCTACATGTTGAATGTTAAGATGAGTACCAATCCCTTCCTCTCCTGCTTCAAGCATATCCAGTACAAATAAGCGAGTGGCCCATTCAATTTCTCTAGCTAAAGTAAAAGTAGCACATACATCATGAACAGCTTGCTTTTCAAAATGAGCAACATCTTTTTCAGTTACATTAAAACTGTGCCTTTTAATATCTCCCTTTCTAAAAACTGATTTCATTTCTTTTCAGCTGTAAATTTCATTCTAGGAATTGGTGCAGCATTCATGTCCAAAAATTCTTGGTTTTGATATTTGAAATGAGCTGTCATAGCAATCATTCCAGCATTATCAGTACAAAACTCAAATTTTGGGATATAAGTATTCCATTTTAATTCTTCACCAGTTTTTGCTAAAACTTCCCTCAAATATGAGTTTGCAGATACTCCACCAGCTATGGCAATCTCCTTAATTCCAGTATGTTTTGAGGCTTTTTTTAATTTTTGAAGCAAAGTGGTGA is drawn from Marivirga arenosa and contains these coding sequences:
- a CDS encoding C40 family peptidase; protein product: MTSIGQKGISRLSIIPVRAEPSDASEMVTQLLFGDHYSVIDISKDQKWVKIEIYFDHYQGWIDSKQFHYISEEYFDQINNSDYKICTDLTASILYQKNLISVTLGSVIPISTNEIFAIEEHLGFNGEAKSLSAKRDFEYLKGVVKKYLNAPYLWGGKSPFGIDCSGFTQMVFKICGYNLKRDASQQVQQGKLVDGLVNALPGDLAFFRNEDKKVTHVGILLENQEIIHASGRVKIDFLDENGIFNAEQKGYTHYLTDIKRILA
- a CDS encoding HNH endonuclease, with the translated sequence MKISTRRALVLNQDYSPITVCSIPKAFLLLYLQKAELIEKTDDLKLRSVDKSYPFPSVIRLINYVTMPYKGVMLTRQNVFKRDSHECQYCGTSKDLTLDHLIPRSKGGKSKWTNLVTACKRCNTRKGNSTPEESDMKLKRMPFKPNYVMFIRDFSGNIDEKWMPFLKTKQLSA
- the smpB gene encoding SsrA-binding protein SmpB, whose amino-acid sequence is MSDKKDFSKSVTVKNKKARFEYEWLDTYQAGLVLQGTEIKAIRLNKVSLQEAYCYIHRGEVFVKGMHIGLYELGTHYNHEEKRERKLLLKKQEIEKLKKRMEEKGLTLIPTKLYINSRGLAKIEIALAKGKKLHDKRDSIKEKDVKRELSKMKL
- a CDS encoding thioesterase family protein — encoded protein: MKSVFRKGDIKRHSFNVTEKDVAHFEKQAVHDVCATFTLAREIEWATRLFVLDMLEAGEEGIGTHLNIQHVAPALIGEEVNIIAEFNDIVDKEIICSYTAKVGDRIVSKGTTGQKILPKEKLNHIFNNLSK